GAAAGTGGAAGCCGGGAGACCCGAAAGGAGTGACCGAATATTCTAGAGACGTGCTGGTGGCCAGGATCGAGTTGGTGGTGCCGGCAAAAGGGGTGAGAAGTGGCCGGAGGGCGGGGCCGACAGGATTCACTGATGGATTGGGTGTGGAGCATGAGAGGTTAGAGAAAGGCCTCATGTGGGGCACAGACCAAGCTGAGCATTAGTGCCCTGCGGGGACAGATGTGTGAATAGGTTCTTTACTGCCTGTTGTCTATCACCTGTCCCTCCCCAGGCCAACCAGGGCGTGCCCATCTCCATCGGGGACAGCGTCTTTGTGGGAGGtaagggcctgggggtggggaaatgTGTGGGTCCGCAGGGCTGATGCAGGTAGGCTGGGGACCCCTGTCCCCAAGGTTCCTGGTGGAGACGGGTTTGTATCCTCCATGTGTTCCAGATGCAGCTGGACGCCCAGCCAACTGGGCCCCTGGGCGCAAGAAGAAAGACTTCTCTTGCGCTGACCGCCTGGTGAGGCCTGCTCTACCctgtccctgcccaccccaccccccagcccagccactACCCAGTCTGATGTGTGCCCTTGCCCCCAGTTTGCCCTCAACCTGGGCCTGCCCTTCGCCACGCCAGAGGAGTTCTTTCTGAAATGGCCCATGGCCCGCTTCGAGCTCCCAGCCTTTGACCCGGTGAGGCCCGAGGGGCGGGCTGGGGGCAGAGTGGGGGACATGCAGGGATGGGGAGGGCGTCTCGCTCATCGTGTCTGCCCCTCCCAGAGGACCGTCTCCTGCTCTGGGCCTCTCTGCCTCCCTGAGTCCAGCTCCCTCTTAAGCTCAGACCCCGAGGTGGTTGTCGCCGTGGGATTTCCTGGGGGTGAGACTCCTGCCCCTCAAAAGCCCCAGCTCTGCTCCGACTTCTCAGGCCCCCACTAATGCTGCACCCTTCACAGCTGGGAAGTCCACCTTCATCCAGGAGCATCTCGTGTCGGCCGGATACGTCCACGTGAACAGGGTAGGACCTCATCCGCAgcccttccacccccacccccaagagctGTCCTCTAGGTCTCTGCTCCCCGCAAATCTGTCCTTCTCTTCCCggctctgccccctgcccccctctccctgcctttccccccTACCCTGGATCCCTAATCCTCTGTCTCTGGGTCTTCCTCTCTGGTTCTCTGTCCCCCTGGGTCTCCTGGCCCCCATCCCTGGCCTCTTTCTGGGTCCCCCAGGACACTCTGGGCTCGTGGCAGCGCTGCGTGACCACGTGCGAGGTGGCCCTGAAGCAAAGGAAACGGGTCGTGATTGACAACACGAACCCGGACATCCAGAGCCGAGCCAGGTACCGGGGTCCCAGGGGCAGCCTCTGTAGGGTGGGCCCCGGGCCCTTTGCCAGCCTCCCCATTTCCCCGGCCCCCACAGGTACATCAAGTGTGCCCGAGACGCAGGCGTCCCCTGCCGCTGCTTCCTCTTCAGCACCACCCTGGAGCAGGCACGCCACAACAACCGGGTGAGCCGGCCTCCGCCTCCCCAGCACCCCCCAACATCCCGccacgccccccgcccccccccccccccccccccgggcctGGCCAGCCTGACCTCCGCCCCCCGCAGTTCCGGGACATGACGGACTCCTCTCACGTCCCCGTGACCGACATCGTCATTTACGGCTACAGGTAGGCGCCACGGGCCGGGAGGGCCGCCAGGTTGAGCCTGTACGTTGGgcctcacctccaccccccaccctctgCCGCCAGGAAGCAGCTCGAGGCCCCCACACTGGCCGAAGGCTTCTCTGCCGTCCTGGAGATCCCGTTCCGGATCCACGTGGCGCCGCAGCTCGAGCGGCTGTACCGCCAGTTCTCAGAGGGCTGAGCCAACGCCCACCCccacctgctccccaccccacaaTAAATGCTGTTTTTCTTCATGTTTGACCAGCATTTTGCTCCCAGCCGGGCTGGGAGCACAGACCCACCGGCCTGGTCTCCCAGGAAGGCACTGCTGGCAACTTTGCCTCAAACTAAACCCTCAGCCCACCTTGGGGACAAGTGCCTCTCGTGGACGGGGGTTATGGCTTCTCCAGCCTGCGGCTGCTGGCGCTCCAGATGGGCGCCAGGGCATCCTGGCTGGCAGGGCCCGAGTGGAGTTTGCTGCACGCAGCTGCCAGCTGCAGAGCAAGCCCAGAGTCTTAGCAAGACTGACCCGAGGCCAAGAGTTGGCGCTCCGGTTCCGTGAGAAATGAGGTGCTCTGCGTGCTGGACTTGAACCCCAGGGCTATGGCCTGGACCTGCAGCCGCGAGGGGCGCCTGAGAGCCCGGCCAGGCCTGCCGCATGCCACCAGTGCCAGAGGACTGGAACCGGCCTGGCATTGCCTTGTGTTTGCTTCCAGCTAAGTGAGGCTTGTGGAACCCACAGGGCAAGGAGGGCAGCCTAACAACGCCGGGAGTCGGGGGCTGGACCCCAGGAGCAGCCGGCCAGCTGTGGAAAGACTCTGGAAGACACGGCCCAGCAAGCACCTTGCAGACCTGGCAGCTCCGTGAACTGCAGCTTCCCCTCCTGGCTCAGGTGACAGTGATCTCAGAGGTGACCCCTCTCCTGCGAATGGTAGAAATGCACACTCCCAGGCCTCAGCCCTGTCCACACTCGGGGGTGGGCCCAGCCATCAGTCCCTGGGGACGGCACTCGGGTCTGAGGACAGCTGCTGTTGGGAGGGGCCTGGCCTCTCCAGAGCCAGAGTGTCTGGACAGAGCACAGTGGCCAAAGGgcttttaaaaggttttattgGGGAAACGTACAAGGGTGGGGACTGTCCTTGGAGATATCTCAGGACGCTGTCCTCCATCTCACTGGGCAGTTGCAGTCCCCACAGGCCTCTGCTCAGAAGCATCtgacctgggggcagggggcatagTGGGAGGGACTGGACAGGTGAGGCTCCAGGGCCCCGGGCACGAGAAgagcctctccctgccctccctgcccctgacTGGAAACCCCTGCTCCTGTCGCCGCCTGGTGGGGAGCGGGGCTGGAGTTTCCCAGGAGGCCTGGGACCACGGGGGATGCGCGTGCCTCTCTCTGCTCTGGTCTTCTCAAGGCCAGGGTCACACTACTTCCCGAACCCCAGGCAGTTCCCAGGGTCCATCCTGTCCTTGGCCCAGCTTCCACTCACCAGTCTCGGCGGGGCCTCGTCTGTGGCTCCTGGAGAGGCCCAGCCCGGCGGGGTGGCCCCTACCCCCCCATCTGTGCAGGAGGAAGCCAGGGAGGAGTCAgcggggggtggggctgggggggggaCCGAGGCCCTGGCAGCGGCGCTCACCCCAcgctgctgctgctcctgctCCAGGTTCCGCTGCAGGACCTGCTGCTGGTTGGCGATGACGCGCCGGATGCCGTTGACGAAGTTGCCCTGGTCGTGGGGGATGAGGCCGATGAAGATCTTCTTCTCGGAGGAGTACAGGAGCATCAGCACGCGCACCTCGCACGAAGCCTTGTAGGAAAAGTGCACGCAGCCCGCCTGGCGGTGCAGCACGGTGTCACGGGCGGGCCCTCGGCGCAGACGCTCCTCCCCATTGAGACACGGGTGCAAACCGCACGGGTCAGCGCCCTGGCAGGCGGCACCACGGAGCACGCCGGGCCTTCCCAGCCGCCGTCCTCAGCCCTGTCAACACTCCCACAGGACACCAGAGGTGCCCGCGCAAGGACCAGCGGGCTCTACAGCTGAGCCCAGGAGGCTGCCCGACGAGCTCCAGCGAGACTGTGGCCCCCACGCCGGCTAGCCAGCACCCAGGATGCCCGCGGGGCCAGCCACGGCCGTGACCGCGACCACGCAGGAGGGCCGCGGCGGGGGAGAAACGCCAGGGGCCAATCTGGCCCCAGGAGGCCGGGCACCAGGGCTCCGTCCACTCTGCGACTCCCGGCCCAGCTGAGGGCGGGGAGGCTGGGCGGCGCTGATCCACGGCGATGCCGCCGTCACCGCAGCTTGGGACGTGGCTCAGCGTCACAGTGACTGCAGTGCCGACAGGCACCAATCGCTCCCTGACGCCTTTCACAGGATTCTCTCGCCAGGGCCCAGGGGTCACCGTCCCCATCTTACAGGGGAGCAAACCCAGGCTGAGAGCTCGAGGACTCACAGGCCCCCAGAGCCAGAAGGGGATACGCCTGCCCTCGGGCCTGtgtgccactgcaggggacagtgGTGACAGGCATCGAGGAGGAAGCCCTTCACAGCACCCCCGAGCCAACAGCCTGAGGGAAGCCCGAGTGCGCCGAGGGAGCGCCGGCCGTGGTCCTCGAGGCCTTCATTTCCCTGAGGGAACCCTGCTTTTAAATTCTTCAGTAACCAGCCCCTCAAATACAGTGGCACAGCCACGACGACTTCGGCTGACTTAGAAACGTTACGCTAATTCGAGGACAGCTATGACCTGGTACAGCAAACACCCACAAAGCGGACACAGACAGCTGAGGCTTCAGAAGCACGAGGGCCAAGCTCCTCACTTCACAGATGGAGAGACCGAGGCCCGCAGAGAGGGAAGAACTGGCCAAGGCCCACCAGCAGGTGAGCACCGGGGGCTTTCAGAGCTCGCTCCAGCTGGAGGCAGACAGATGCCCTGCCGTGCCTGGTGAGGGCCTTTGGGAGCCTCAGGTTTTCCACCCTGTCCCCAGGGAAAGGAGCAAGAGGAAGGCGGCAGGTAAGAACCTGGGAGCAGAGTCGACGCATGGGGTGACGTCAGCCTCCTCAGCTAAGTAAACCCAGACAGAGCAGGGGAGGACAGCCCCGGGGGCCCGAACCAGACTTGGTCCAAGTTCCCGCCCAGCACTTGCCGGCAcagcctctgagcctcagtttccccgtctgtaaaatggggtcggGATGGCCCAGAGCCCCAGGGGAGCCAATGTCCAGGCACAGAGCCAACACACCTTCCCCACGGCTACCATCACGCCCGGCCAGTTTTGGGGAATCGTCCGCTCCTAATCAACACCGAGCGGCTCTGGCTCTGTCTGTCCCAGCATCAGCCCAGCCCCGGGCCCCGCCAGCCCACTCACAAAGCCGTTGTCCATGATCCGGCACAGGCTCTTCAGCGTCTCCAGGTCCTTGGTGAAGTGGAACTGCACCAGGCGGGAGTTCCGGAAGAGCGGCACCAGGGTGGTCTGCAGGGAGGCGCCGAGGTGGCTGGGCCAGGCGCCAGGGCCCCGCCGCCCCTCATGCCCACACGTCAGCAGGCCCCGCCCCGCCTACCGCCACTTGCTGGACAGGCAGCCTCCCCCAGGGCCCCAAGGTCGAGGCAAGCCGAGTGCCCCCTTCCCCACTCACCAGCAGCTGCTGCGGGATGAGCTGCATGTACAGCTTCCGTGGCCACTGCTCGGTCCTCCTGCAGGGATGCGGGGACGAGGGTCAGGAGGCTAGGCCTCACCGAGatgccgcccccgccccctgcccggcACTCACAGGATCTCCCCTTGGTTCACGTAGATGTGCGACGGCAGCCACCTCTTAGACCGACTGTTAGGCTCAGGCCTGGGCTTTTGTGGGGTAAGAAGAGGGGAGCCGTCAGGAGTGGGAGGATGCCCTGGTCCTGAGGTCACCCAGGCCCGCCCAGGGCTCACCTCCTGCCACTCCATGACTCCACTCCATGCCAGGAACTTGTTGTTGACCATCTGGACAGGGCCCGCGACGCCACCAGGTCCCACTGCCTGGGGAGGAGACAGGTGGGCTGGTGCCCCAAGAGTTCCCCAGAGAACGCTGCCCAGACCCCTCCACGCCCCCAGTCCGTCAGTCCCAAGCTTATCTACCTGctgcccccagggcccagcctggcccGGCCTGGCCTCCAGTCTGCCCACAGGCCCAGAGGATTCCCCAGAGCGGGCCCTGCCCCTCACAGCACCCCCCCATGCCCTGGGCCAAGCCCCCGCCATCAGCCTGGGGGACATGGCTCACAGGGTCTGCCTCTAAGAACTGGGTGGCTGTGTAACTTGCCGCACAAACGGGGACACTTTTGGGTGAAGGGGTCACTGAACAGCTGGTAAGGCGCAAGCCAGGATTTGAGGTCACCCTCCTGCCACGAGTGTGCCCGCCTGCCCATCCGCCTCCCTGCTCCCCATGGGCACCCCTCCTGCCGGGAACCACCCTGTCAGACCCCTCGACCCCTCACCCTTCAAAGCCTCAGACACGTGTGGCGGCCGGGCCCAAGGGCACACCTGTTTGCGGGTGGTGATGACCTGCCGGATGGCGTTGACGAAGCCGCTCTGGTCGTAGGGGATGAGGCCCATGAAGATCTTCTTCTTGGACGAGTACAGGAGCATCAGCACACGCACCTCGCAGGGGGAGATGTGGGGGAAGAGCATGCAGCccgcctgggggagggggccgtCATCACGGGACAGAAAGACCCTAAATGACTGGTGTGTAGCCAGAACGTGTCGTTCCGGGAGCCTGTGAACGTGCACCCTGGTGTCCCTCCCCACCGTGACTCTGGGGTCAGGGCCGGGGCCCCATGTGCCGGGTGAGGGTCCTGAGAGGGCTCCACCTGCCGCCCACATGCCCCGAGGTCATCCCTGTCCTGTGGCGTCTGCTGCTGGGCCCCGCTGACGGAGGCCACCAGGCCCGGGGGTTAAGAGCACAAACGCAGGACCAGACTGCCTGGGAGTAACCCTGGCTCTGCTacctcctagctgtgtgacctaaggCAGGTcacctctggacctcagtttccccccgTGTAAAACAGCCCAACAACGGCGCACAGAGTAAGTGCCACATAAACGCTCATTACGCAAGATGCTACTGCCTCCTTGGTGGGACTGCGGGAGAGCCTGAGCCTCACAGACGTCCCCACCCGGGGTGTCTAGACAGCGGGGCATGCGCGTTCTCAGCCCCGGGGTCCGCTGGCTCAGGGACCCCACCCCTGGCCTTCCTGGACCCACATGCGGTCGGCCCTCCCGGAGCATAACCAGACAGGCCATGGAGGGCGCATGCTGACGTCCACCTTCCCTGCAGCCTGTGAACCCCAGGCTCCAAGCAAACGGTGCTGAATGAAGGGGTGACCGGGCAGGCAAGAGACCCCACACCAGTCACAACCCAGAAAAAAAGGGGATCGCCCAGGCATCGAAGGGCAGCACACAGCGCCCCCCCGGAGGCAGCAGCCAGGAGCTGGAGAGTGGTCTGTCCCAAAGGGGACCAGGAAAGGGAGAGGACCCCACAGCTGAGTCCTCCAGGCAGACGATCTACTCCCACCTCAACCCAACCCTTTCCCAGTACCTGCCGTCCCACAGCTGgagccctggggggtgggggcagcagctGAAGCCTGGGCCCAGACACGTGGGTGCTGTGGCCCAGACCTGAGAGGCTTGCAGGGACCACGCCCACCGCGTCCTGTGTCTGAATCCCCAACTCTAACAATCTCCCCAGCTTGCATTTACTAGCACTCACAACGCCCTCAAATCACCGCCTCAAGTGCTTTACTCACTCCTCCCTAGTGGCCCCAGGAccgcagatgaggaaactgagtcccagcaGACCATCTCCACTGCTGGCTCCCTCTTTCCTCCTGGCCACCCCAAAATGCCAAGTCCCTGCCATGTGCTATGGCCCCAACAAGCTCCTGGGTCCCAGAAGGGCTGGCCCAGGCCCCTCCCTTCGCTCCCGTGCCCGGGGGTGGCTCCAGCTTGGCCGGGTGGCTGGCTGGGCTCCTCTGCTCTCCAGGGACAGGGATGCCCCCAGGAGAGGTCACCCGGACCCTGCCACCTGCCTTGGGTTGTCCCAGCAGAGCTCTGCCTCCCGCCGTACTTGGTCACCACGGTGCTTCCAAGGGGCCCTTCTCGCCctgtccccgccccccgcccgcccccacacccccgccccactCACAAAGCCGTTGCCCATGACGCGGCAGAGGCCCTTGAGAGAGTCGCAGTCTCTGTTGGTGAAGTGGAACTGCGCCAGCTGGGAGTTGCGGAACAGGGGGCCCAGGGTGGTCTGGGGGCGACAAGGGGACAGCTGGGTCAGGGCCAGGCGGGTGCTCTGGGGCCAGGGTGGGCAGCAGAGGGCGGGGCCTCACCAGCAGCTGCTGCGGGATGAGCTGCATGATCAGCTTCTGCGGCCACTGGTCGGTCTCCCTGCGGGAGGAAGAGGGTCAGGGCGGCGCCCctgccgcccgcccgcccgcccgcccgcccctgcCCACCACTCACAGGTTCTCGCCCTGGTTCACGTAGGCCTGGCAGGGGAGGGCCCGCTTCAGCTTCGCCGTGGAGTCCGAGTAGGGCCTGCGCTTCTGTGGTGGGAACGGAGGGGTCACTGGACACAGCCCGGGTGCCCAGGCCTGCCCCCACCTGCAGGGGCAGAAGGGACCCCggggccagcccccagccccccgcaGACTCACAAGGGGACCTGACGCGGACGCTCACCTCCTGCCACTCGAGGACGCCGCTCCAGGCCAGCAGCTTGTTGCTGAGCCGGTGCTCACCCACAGCCAGGCCCCCGAGGGCGAGCCCGGGCGAGGAGGGCCCGATGGGACCCAGGGCCCCGAAGACCCGAGCACCTTGCTGTGGCAGAGggggtagggaaactgaggctgaggggcCCGCTAGGGGAGCTGTCCCCCACATACCCCAGAAGGGACATCCCAACACTGAGACCCCGATCCCCAGCTGCGAAACCCCCAGGGCCATCTCCAACCCCTTTCTCCCAGGGTTGAGACCCTGAGCAGCTGACCCCCCGTGTCCTTTTCCTGCTGCCACCCCAGGACGCTTCCCCGCCCCAAGGCTACTTGTCACCTCAACACTGGCCCACGCAGGGTCCCTGAAAGCTACCAGTTGCTTCCCCTTCCAGCCTTTGCTCCAGCTGTGCTCTCATCCTAGTGGGCCATCCCCCCTGCTACCTTCCTCAGGAGATGCTCCCCACTCATCCTCCCAGTGCTGATCAATTTTTGATTCCTCTATTGAGATAACTCAGAAGCAGCTCTCTGGGGGTCCAGAGCCTCCCTGAAGCTCCCCCCACGACGCACAAGCCAGCCTGggctgtgtctgtctgtctggcaCACTGGTTTGCCCCATCCCATCCAAGCTCAAAACCCTTCCAAAGCTCCCCCAGGCCCTCAAGAGAAAAtccagggactcccctggtggtcccgtggtaaagaatctgccttccaatgcaggggacgcgggttcgatccctggtcggcgaactaagatccaacatgctgcggggcaactaaacctgcGTGCCACACCTGCTGCGCACGCGTGCCtccaactacagagcccacgcgctctggagcccgtgcacaactagagaagcccgcgtgccgcaacaaaaTACCCCGCGTGCTGTGACTGAGACCCGATGCAGCcgtaaaaataaatagtaatttaattaaattttaaaaaaataaaaaaaggagagagaaaatccaGACTCTCCTCTCTGGCTCCCACCAACCTCCCCAACCAGTTGCCCGCCTCCCCTAGCGCAGCCCAGGCTGCAGCCACATCAGGCTGACCACGGGGAGGCGGGAAGGAACCAGAACTCTCCAGGGAGGTGCGGACGCATTTACAACAGGGAGCCTGACAACACCTGGAAGGGTCTCTCAAACACAACGTCTTGAGAGCATCTGCAAAACACCAGAAGTTCCAGCAATAAAGCCAAGGAAAGCTACACAATTTACTCACAAGGCACTCtccagttatcttttttttaaacccaaaacATCTCAAAGCAAACAAGGGAAGGCTTTGAAACAGTCTGACAGCAGGAAACCggtgaaaactttcctaataggtgcctccaggcagcaggaaaaaaatggttgttacttttcatttcattactcatcagtattttccaaatttcctataAAGCACACAGGTGTCTTCTGCCCCAGAATTACAACAGGCAGGAAAAACTGTATTTTGTAGGggcttaaaaagcaaaataaaaacctgagCAAACATACTCTCCACCTGGGCAGGAGATTCTGGGATTCAGGCAACCATAAGAGatcaggaagaaaagcagagagcaTCCTGGTGTAAGAACATGGTCGGAGCGTCTGAGACGGAGAAAGACTGTTGTAGCCCTGGGTGTGTAGGTTACCACAGCCAGAGCCCATAACGTCTGAGAAAACCAGTTAAATCACACACCTGGAGGAGACTCTGAGATCCAGGTGAACTCACTTTAGGGCCCAGTTAATGTGTGCACCAGGGACACCTGATTAAACTCTGCTTGTGTCTGGAGACCAGTCTACGTTTTACCCTGAGTGTAAAAACCAGCGATGCTTAAGCTCAGGTCTCCCCGAAAGCAGGATGCGTGTCAAGGTGGAGGACCACGTTTAAGGACTAGACCTACGTGCAATCCTAAAGGAAATCTCACATCTGGGCAGGTGTGTGTAAAATGCCTCCCACACCTGTTCTGTTGCTCACTGCATAGGAAGCCTATTTAGTACCTGGAAGAAGAATGAAAGCTTTAAGATGTACGTTTAAGGACCCAGGAGGCGCTTCTGAACAAGCAGACATGAACGCTAAGGAACGGAGAAGGCAATGGAGTGAAGGATGATGTTTAAGCTTAGGGAGGTGTTCCGAGTCCGGGTACCTGAATATAAGATCCGAGAAAACCTGTTTAAGGCTAGTGTGGAGCTGCCACAGCTCCCCGATACACACAATGTTGGGGCAGGATATTTAAGAAGGAAGCTTGAGCGCCAGGTTAGGGTAAAACGCGCATCTGGGCAAGCGTATCACGGCTTGGCTGTGCGTGAAACATCGGGATATGTAGATTTAAGCTCCAGAAAAACCTTAAGAGTTTTGACAAGTATGTGCATCTTTTAGGTCTCGGGAAGCATGCGTAACTTCGCGTACCTGCAAAGCTGGATGTTTATGTTTAAGATCTGGACTTACTTGGCCTACTGCCATCAGTAAGGGTATCCAACATCTGGGCGAGCGTGCAAATAAACCCTGGGCGCACACGCCACGGGCGCCGTACAGACGCGTGCCGGCCCGGGGAGAACGCCCCCGGGGGCAACACCTGGGCGCGCCAGTGCGAGACGCGGGGCCCTCTCGCCGCcgtccccccagccccctcccccatttccagATTTCCTGCCCGGAAAGCGAGCAACTTTCCAATTGGAAAAACAACAACGTACGTCGGCCGTCcgtccgccccccaccccgcgtTTAAATCGGGTCGCGGAGTCAGCAGTAATTTGAGCCCTTCCCGCCCCCgtaccccacccccgccaccccaTCCCGAATGCGAAACAAAGGGGAGAGCCCGGCGCGTACCACCCAGGGGGGGTTCACGGGGAAGCCGGCCCCAGGCGGGACCACCCTTCGGGTCACCGGAGATACCCCCGAGGGGGGAGACCGCGGACAAAGACGCCAGTCCGGGAAAGgggccggcgggggcggggctgtgGAAAGCTCTGGAAAAAGGGCGGGGGGCTCACCATGGGAGGGGCCGAGCGAGCCCGGATCCGCGGCGGCTGCGGGCCCCGGGGGCTGGCCGGCCAGGAGCGCGAGCGGGCGGCGCGCACCGTGAGGTGCCGCAGGGGGCGGCCGCGACCCCCGAGGGGGCCCCCAGCGCCGGAGCGGTGTGGGGCACGGCGCGGACGGACCATGGCTGGTGCAGGCCGAGCGAGCTGGGGGTTCCACCGACTGAGAGGCGCGGGCGCGCGGCTTAGGGGGGAGACAGGCTGGGCTGTACCAAGCGTGGGGGACGCACCGCCGGAGACGGTCGCCGTGGCCAAACCACTGCGGCGAGCAGGGGAGTGCGGCGCGTACCAATAGCGTCCGCAAGGGGGCGTGGCCGGGGTGTACCAAAATAGGGCTGGGGGAGCCCCGGGAAAAGGGTGTGTGGGGCGGGGAATACGGCAATTGGAAGATACTATGGGCCGCTCGAGCACGGAGGGGAGGAACTGAGAGGACGTGAGAGAAACCACTTCAGGGGGGCGCGGCTGGAAACACCAGACCGAAGGGTGACCGGAGGAGATGAACGTAGAGGGTGATACCAAGTGGGCTgggggggtggcaggggagaCCGTGCCCCGAGACCCA
Above is a window of Phocoena sinus isolate mPhoSin1 chromosome 19, mPhoSin1.pri, whole genome shotgun sequence DNA encoding:
- the PTOV1 gene encoding prostate tumor-overexpressed gene 1 protein isoform X1, with product MVRPRRAPHRSGAGGPLGGRGRPLRHLTVRAARSRSWPASPRGPQPPRIRARSAPPMQGARVFGALGPIGPSSPGLALGGLAVGEHRLSNKLLAWSGVLEWQEKRRPYSDSTAKLKRALPCQAYVNQGENLETDQWPQKLIMQLIPQQLLTTLGPLFRNSQLAQFHFTNRDCDSLKGLCRVMGNGFAGCMLFPHISPCEVRVLMLLYSSKKKIFMGLIPYDQSGFVNAIRQVITTRKQAVGPGGVAGPVQMVNNKFLAWSGVMEWQEVSPGRAWVTSGPGHPPTPDGSPLLTPQKPRPEPNSRSKRWLPSHIYVNQGEILRTEQWPRKLYMQLIPQQLLTTLVPLFRNSRLVQFHFTKDLETLKSLCRIMDNGFAGCVHFSYKASCEVRVLMLLYSSEKKIFIGLIPHDQGNFVNGIRRVIANQQQVLQRNLEQEQQQRGMGG
- the PTOV1 gene encoding prostate tumor-overexpressed gene 1 protein isoform X2, whose translation is MVRPRRAPHRSGAGGPLGGRGRPLRHLTVRAARSRSWPASPRGPQPPRIRARSAPPMQGARVFGALGPIGPSSPGLALGGLAVGEHRLSNKLLAWSGVLEWQEKRRPYSDSTAKLKRALPCQAYVNQGENLETDQWPQKLIMQLIPQQLLTTLGPLFRNSQLAQFHFTNRDCDSLKGLCRVMGNGFAGCMLFPHISPCEVRVLMLLYSSKKKIFMGLIPYDQSGFVNAIRQVITTRKQAVGPGGVAGPVQMVNNKFLAWSGVMEWQEPRPEPNSRSKRWLPSHIYVNQGEILRTEQWPRKLYMQLIPQQLLTTLVPLFRNSRLVQFHFTKDLETLKSLCRIMDNGFAGCVHFSYKASCEVRVLMLLYSSEKKIFIGLIPHDQGNFVNGIRRVIANQQQVLQRNLEQEQQQRGMGG